From a single Phragmites australis chromosome 7, lpPhrAust1.1, whole genome shotgun sequence genomic region:
- the LOC133924279 gene encoding chloride channel protein CLC-c-like isoform X1 → MQAEAQEEEAASATLPPTRTAIMDGHHSPPAQPDRGGSFNYDIESTDVGGAWAGPDASSEALLRYDDDGPREPLLRKRTVNTTSQIAIVGANVCPIESLDYEIVENDLFKQDWRSRKKKQIFQYIVLKWTLVLLIGLFTGLVGFFNNLAVENIAGFKLLLTSELMLKQRYFTAFLAYGGCNLVLAATAAAICAYIAPAAAGSGIPEVKAYLNGVDAYSILAPSTLFVKIFGSILGVSAGFVLGKEGPMVHTGACIANLLGQGGSRKYHLTCNWLRYFKNDRDRRDLITCGSAAGVAAAFRAPVGGVLFALEEAASWWRSALLWRTFFTTAVVAVVLRGLIELCRSGKCGLFGQGGLIMFDLSATIPTYSTQDVIAIIVLGIIGGVFGGLFNFLLDRILRAYSFINERGAPYKILLTITISIITSACSYGLPWLAPCTPCPVDTVEECPTIGRSGNFKNFQCPPGQYNGLASLFFNTNDDAIRNLFSSGTEKEFHMSTLFTFFTAIYCLGLVTYGIAVPSGLFIPVILAGATYGRIVGTLLGPISDLDPGRFALLGAASFLGGTMRMTVSVCVILLELTNDLHMLPLVMLVLLISKTIADSFNKGVYDQIVVMKGLPFLEAHAEPYMRHLVAGDVVSGPLISFSGVEKVGNIVQALRITGHNGFPVVDEPPLSEAPELVGLVLRSHLLVLLKGKTFMKEKVKTSGSFVLQRFGAFDFAKAGSGKGLKIEDLDFTDEEMDMYVDLHPVTNTSPYTVVETMSLAKAAVLLRALGLRHLLVVPKIPGRPPIVGILTRHDLMPEHIHGLFPKLRKSH, encoded by the exons TGCAGGCAGAggcgcaggaggaggaggcagcctCAGCGACGCTACCACCCACGCGGACGGCAATAATGGACGGACACCACTCGCCGCCGGCGCAGCCGGACCGGGGCGGCAGCTTCAACTACGACATAGAGAGCACGGACGTCGGCGGCGCGTGGGCGGGGCCGGACGCGTCGTCGGAGGCGCTGCTGAGGTACGACGACGACGGCCCTCGGGAGCCGCTGCTGCGGAAGCGCACCGTGAATACCACCTCCCAGATCGCCATCGTCGGCGCCAACGTCTGCCCCATCGAGAGCCTCGACTACGA AATTGTGGAAAACGACCTTTTCAAGCAAGATTGGCGatcaagaaagaagaagcaGATATTCCAGTATATTGTTCTGAAATGgaccttagttcttctcattgGCCTGTTCACTGGACTTGTTGGCTTCTTCAACAACCTTGCAGTTGAAAATATTGCTGGATTCAAACTGTTGCTCACAAGTGAACTAATGCTTAAGCAGAG GTACTTCACAGCATTTCTGGCATATGGAGGTTGCAATCTAGTCTTGGCAGCCACAGCTGCGGCAATCTGCGCTTACATAgcacctgctgctgctgggtctgGTATCCCTGAAGTCAAAGCATACCTTAATGGAGTCGACGCATATTCTATATTAGCTCCCAGTACACTCTTTGTTAAG ATATTTGGTTCAATACTTGGAGTTTCAGCTGGATTTGTGCTCGGAAAGGAAGGTCCAATGGTACATACAGGAGCATGCATTGCCAACTTGCTTGGTCAAGGGGGGTCACGCAAGTACCATCTTACATGTAACTGGCTCAGATATTTTAAAAACGATAGGGATAGACGGGATTTGATTACTTGTGGGTCTGCTGCTGGAGTTGCAGCAGCATTCCGAGCGCCAGTTGGTGGTGTGCTCTTTGCTCTTGAGGAAGCAGCATCATG GTGGCGAAGTGCTCTTCTGTGGAGAACATTCTTTACAACTGCTGTTGTTGCTGTTGTGTTGAGGGGCCTGATCGAGCTCTGTCGTAGTGGAAAATGCGGTCTGTTTGGTCAAGGAGGGTTGATTATGTTTGACCTCAGCGCAACCATCCCGACATACAGTACCCAAGATGTAATTGCAATTATTGTCCTTGGAATAATTGGCGGGGTCTTTGGAGGCCTGTTCAACTTTCTCTTGGATAGGATTCTCCGTGCCTACAGTTTCATCAATGA GAGAGGTGCTCCATACAAGATCCTTCTCACCATCACAATATCGATTATCACATCAGCATGCTCCTATGGGCTCCCTTGGCTTGCTCCGTGCACTCCGTGCCCTGTTGATACCGTGGAGGAGTGCCCCACCATTGGCCGCTCTGGAAATTTTAAGAATTTCCAATGCCCGCCGGGTCAATACAACGGTCTTGCGTCGCTCTTCTTCAACACAAATGACGATGCCATCCGCAATCTGTTCAGCAGTGGCACCGAGAAAGAGTTCCACATGTCCACTCTTTTCACCTTCTTCACTGCTATCTACTGCCTTGGCCTTGTGACTTATGGTATTGCCGTCCCGTCTGGTCTCTTTATCCCTGTTATACTTGCTGGGGCTACATATGGGCGCATAGTGGGGACTCTTCTTGGCCCAATATCAGACCTTGATCCCGGACGCTTCGCGCTTCTTGGTGCGGCATCTTTCCTCGGTGGAACAATGAGGATGACCGTCTCGGTCTGTGTGATACTTCTGGAGCTCACCAATGACCTCCATATGCTCCCGTTGGTCATGCTCGTTCTTCTGATATCGAAGACTATAGCCGATAGCTTTAACAAAGGGGTTTATGATCAGATTGTGGTGATGAAAGGTTTGCCATTCCTGGAGGCTCATGCTGAACCATACATGAGGCACTTGGTTGCTGGTGATGTTGTGTCTGGACCGCTGATCTCCTTTTCAGGTGTTGAGAAAGTGGGGAACATTGTTCAAGCGTTAAGGATCACAGGCCACAATGGATTTCCTGTTGTTGATGAGCCACCTCTATCAGAAGCTCCAGAGCTGGTTGGGCTCGTGCTTAGGTCCCATCTGTTGGTTTTGCTGAAAGGCAAGACTTTCATGAAAGAGAAGGTGAAAACCAGCGGCAGCTTCGTGCTACAAAGATTTGGTGCCTTTGATTTTGCCAAGGCCGGCTCTGGAAAAGGTCTGAAGATTGAGGATCTGGATTTTACCGATGAGGAAATGGACATGTATGTCGATCTGCATCCAGTTACAAATACGTCACCATACACAGTAGTTGAGACCATGTCACTTGCAAAGGCTGCGGTCCTTTTGCGGGCACTAGGATTAAGGCACCTGCTGGTTGTGCCGAAGATTCCAGGG AGGCCACCCATTGTTGGGATCCTCACGAGGCACGATTTAATGCCGGAGCACATTCATGGGCTGTTCCCGAAGCTCCGTAAATCGCATTGA
- the LOC133924279 gene encoding chloride channel protein CLC-c-like isoform X2 translates to MDGHHSPPAQPDRGGSFNYDIESTDVGGAWAGPDASSEALLRYDDDGPREPLLRKRTVNTTSQIAIVGANVCPIESLDYEIVENDLFKQDWRSRKKKQIFQYIVLKWTLVLLIGLFTGLVGFFNNLAVENIAGFKLLLTSELMLKQRYFTAFLAYGGCNLVLAATAAAICAYIAPAAAGSGIPEVKAYLNGVDAYSILAPSTLFVKIFGSILGVSAGFVLGKEGPMVHTGACIANLLGQGGSRKYHLTCNWLRYFKNDRDRRDLITCGSAAGVAAAFRAPVGGVLFALEEAASWWRSALLWRTFFTTAVVAVVLRGLIELCRSGKCGLFGQGGLIMFDLSATIPTYSTQDVIAIIVLGIIGGVFGGLFNFLLDRILRAYSFINERGAPYKILLTITISIITSACSYGLPWLAPCTPCPVDTVEECPTIGRSGNFKNFQCPPGQYNGLASLFFNTNDDAIRNLFSSGTEKEFHMSTLFTFFTAIYCLGLVTYGIAVPSGLFIPVILAGATYGRIVGTLLGPISDLDPGRFALLGAASFLGGTMRMTVSVCVILLELTNDLHMLPLVMLVLLISKTIADSFNKGVYDQIVVMKGLPFLEAHAEPYMRHLVAGDVVSGPLISFSGVEKVGNIVQALRITGHNGFPVVDEPPLSEAPELVGLVLRSHLLVLLKGKTFMKEKVKTSGSFVLQRFGAFDFAKAGSGKGLKIEDLDFTDEEMDMYVDLHPVTNTSPYTVVETMSLAKAAVLLRALGLRHLLVVPKIPGRPPIVGILTRHDLMPEHIHGLFPKLRKSH, encoded by the exons ATGGACGGACACCACTCGCCGCCGGCGCAGCCGGACCGGGGCGGCAGCTTCAACTACGACATAGAGAGCACGGACGTCGGCGGCGCGTGGGCGGGGCCGGACGCGTCGTCGGAGGCGCTGCTGAGGTACGACGACGACGGCCCTCGGGAGCCGCTGCTGCGGAAGCGCACCGTGAATACCACCTCCCAGATCGCCATCGTCGGCGCCAACGTCTGCCCCATCGAGAGCCTCGACTACGA AATTGTGGAAAACGACCTTTTCAAGCAAGATTGGCGatcaagaaagaagaagcaGATATTCCAGTATATTGTTCTGAAATGgaccttagttcttctcattgGCCTGTTCACTGGACTTGTTGGCTTCTTCAACAACCTTGCAGTTGAAAATATTGCTGGATTCAAACTGTTGCTCACAAGTGAACTAATGCTTAAGCAGAG GTACTTCACAGCATTTCTGGCATATGGAGGTTGCAATCTAGTCTTGGCAGCCACAGCTGCGGCAATCTGCGCTTACATAgcacctgctgctgctgggtctgGTATCCCTGAAGTCAAAGCATACCTTAATGGAGTCGACGCATATTCTATATTAGCTCCCAGTACACTCTTTGTTAAG ATATTTGGTTCAATACTTGGAGTTTCAGCTGGATTTGTGCTCGGAAAGGAAGGTCCAATGGTACATACAGGAGCATGCATTGCCAACTTGCTTGGTCAAGGGGGGTCACGCAAGTACCATCTTACATGTAACTGGCTCAGATATTTTAAAAACGATAGGGATAGACGGGATTTGATTACTTGTGGGTCTGCTGCTGGAGTTGCAGCAGCATTCCGAGCGCCAGTTGGTGGTGTGCTCTTTGCTCTTGAGGAAGCAGCATCATG GTGGCGAAGTGCTCTTCTGTGGAGAACATTCTTTACAACTGCTGTTGTTGCTGTTGTGTTGAGGGGCCTGATCGAGCTCTGTCGTAGTGGAAAATGCGGTCTGTTTGGTCAAGGAGGGTTGATTATGTTTGACCTCAGCGCAACCATCCCGACATACAGTACCCAAGATGTAATTGCAATTATTGTCCTTGGAATAATTGGCGGGGTCTTTGGAGGCCTGTTCAACTTTCTCTTGGATAGGATTCTCCGTGCCTACAGTTTCATCAATGA GAGAGGTGCTCCATACAAGATCCTTCTCACCATCACAATATCGATTATCACATCAGCATGCTCCTATGGGCTCCCTTGGCTTGCTCCGTGCACTCCGTGCCCTGTTGATACCGTGGAGGAGTGCCCCACCATTGGCCGCTCTGGAAATTTTAAGAATTTCCAATGCCCGCCGGGTCAATACAACGGTCTTGCGTCGCTCTTCTTCAACACAAATGACGATGCCATCCGCAATCTGTTCAGCAGTGGCACCGAGAAAGAGTTCCACATGTCCACTCTTTTCACCTTCTTCACTGCTATCTACTGCCTTGGCCTTGTGACTTATGGTATTGCCGTCCCGTCTGGTCTCTTTATCCCTGTTATACTTGCTGGGGCTACATATGGGCGCATAGTGGGGACTCTTCTTGGCCCAATATCAGACCTTGATCCCGGACGCTTCGCGCTTCTTGGTGCGGCATCTTTCCTCGGTGGAACAATGAGGATGACCGTCTCGGTCTGTGTGATACTTCTGGAGCTCACCAATGACCTCCATATGCTCCCGTTGGTCATGCTCGTTCTTCTGATATCGAAGACTATAGCCGATAGCTTTAACAAAGGGGTTTATGATCAGATTGTGGTGATGAAAGGTTTGCCATTCCTGGAGGCTCATGCTGAACCATACATGAGGCACTTGGTTGCTGGTGATGTTGTGTCTGGACCGCTGATCTCCTTTTCAGGTGTTGAGAAAGTGGGGAACATTGTTCAAGCGTTAAGGATCACAGGCCACAATGGATTTCCTGTTGTTGATGAGCCACCTCTATCAGAAGCTCCAGAGCTGGTTGGGCTCGTGCTTAGGTCCCATCTGTTGGTTTTGCTGAAAGGCAAGACTTTCATGAAAGAGAAGGTGAAAACCAGCGGCAGCTTCGTGCTACAAAGATTTGGTGCCTTTGATTTTGCCAAGGCCGGCTCTGGAAAAGGTCTGAAGATTGAGGATCTGGATTTTACCGATGAGGAAATGGACATGTATGTCGATCTGCATCCAGTTACAAATACGTCACCATACACAGTAGTTGAGACCATGTCACTTGCAAAGGCTGCGGTCCTTTTGCGGGCACTAGGATTAAGGCACCTGCTGGTTGTGCCGAAGATTCCAGGG AGGCCACCCATTGTTGGGATCCTCACGAGGCACGATTTAATGCCGGAGCACATTCATGGGCTGTTCCCGAAGCTCCGTAAATCGCATTGA